Within the Candidatus Eisenbacteria bacterium genome, the region GAGAGTCAGTTCATTCTATCCCATATTGGGATACTCGGTCAAGGCTGTCGAGGTTGACGAGGTTGACGAACGCGGCGAGTGCGCCGATGTGAGTTGAGGGGCCGCCAACGTTCTCCAGTATACCTCGCATCTGCGGCTTCGGCGAGAACCCAGGTCGCGCGCCTGAGCTTGACGGTCCATTGGACACCATTGTACACTAATGTCCAATGAAGCGTCGACCCCTAACTCCGCGAGAAACAGAAGCTCTTCGCTACTTGCGTAGCCGAATCGTCCATGGAGGGGGCACGCCCTCTGTCCGGGACCTTCGCGACGCCCTGGGTTTCAGCTCGCCAAATGCGGCTGCCCACGTCATCCAGAGACTGATCGAGGCAGAGTATCTTCGCCGTCGCGATGACGGGAGACTCCAGCTCCTGCGCGATGCGTCTGGAGATCCCGCAAGCGCACGAACAGTCGAAGTGCCCCTGGTCGGATCTGTGCCGTGCGGGGCCCCGCTCTTGGCGGAAGAAAACATCGAGGCAATGATTCCCGTCTCAACCCGCCTCGCCAAACCGTCCCATCGGTACTTTCTTCTGCGGGCACAGGGCGATTCGATGAATCGTGCGGGGATCGAGGAGGGTGATCTCGTCCTCGTGCGTCAGCAGCCCACCGCGGAGAACGGCGATCGCGTGGTTGCGCTCATCGACGATGAGGCAACGCTAAAGGAGTTCCGCCGCACTCGAGATGTTGTAACGCTGGTGCCGCGGTCGACAAATAAGAGGCACAGACCAATCCTCCTATCAGTTGATTTCCAAGTCCAAGGAGTCGTGCAAGCGACAATCCAAGACTGGCCAGGGAAAGGAAAGTCACATGGCTAAGAAACCGGTAATCGTGGGCCCGAGCGGCGACGGCCGCTGGACGATCAAGGGTGGTGGGGCATCCACGCCGATCTCGACGCACCACAAACAATCGACTGCCATCGACAAGGCGGAGAAGCTCGCGGAACAGCGGAAGACAGAGCTCATCATCCGTGGTCGGGACGGAACCATTCGGAGCAAGGACAGCTATGGCCATGATCCGAACCCCCCGAAGGACACTGAGCACTAACGACGGCATGCCTCACCTCATTCCCAACTCCGAAGTTGCTCGGTACTCTGCGGGACCGTCGGTCACGACAACATCCTCTATCGCTGCCTTCCAGACCGCGATCCGTGCTGCCTTGGGCGATGACTACGAGACATTTCTCGAGGGCTCCTACAAGAACGACACGGCGATTCGTGACATCAACGACGTTGACATCGTTGCCATTCGCAGGACCACCGTGAGCACCGTGTTTAGCGAGGAACGCTTTCCCACGTCGGTTACGTGGGATGCCATCTTCTCGGAGGCTCAAGCTCGCCTGGGGAGTGCTCCGCGATTCCGTGGCAAGGTTACGCGTGGCGATAAGTGCCTCAAT harbors:
- the lexA gene encoding repressor LexA, whose amino-acid sequence is MKRRPLTPRETEALRYLRSRIVHGGGTPSVRDLRDALGFSSPNAAAHVIQRLIEAEYLRRRDDGRLQLLRDASGDPASARTVEVPLVGSVPCGAPLLAEENIEAMIPVSTRLAKPSHRYFLLRAQGDSMNRAGIEEGDLVLVRQQPTAENGDRVVALIDDEATLKEFRRTRDVVTLVPRSTNKRHRPILLSVDFQVQGVVQATIQDWPGKGKSHG
- a CDS encoding DUF2188 domain-containing protein: MAKKPVIVGPSGDGRWTIKGGGASTPISTHHKQSTAIDKAEKLAEQRKTELIIRGRDGTIRSKDSYGHDPNPPKDTEH